Part of the Niallia alba genome is shown below.
AAGAACATGATTCGGCAAAAAATAGATCCAAGCTATCGGAAGTAATAGCCTCTCTATTAAAGGGAGACAAAATTATTGTAGCCCAGTTATTTACAATTGCAGACTCGAGTAGGCATTTGATGGAGTTATTAGACATACTTGAAGACAAAGGTGCTTATTTGCAATCAATAAAGGAAGATATTGATACAGAAAGAAAAAAGGAATATTCATTGTCTGAAATGCTGTCTCATTTAATTGAATTCCAGAATGAGATTATTCGGGAAAGAACAAAAAAAGGCATGGAATACGCGAGACAGCATGGGAAAGCAAGTGGAAGACCGAGAAAAGCTGATGAAAATGTAAAAAAAGCAATGGAGATGTATCAGTCTAAAAAATATACATTAAAAGAAATAAAAGAAGAAACAGGAATTAGTAAATCTACATTATATAGGTATTTAGAGCATTAATGAGGGATTTCATTTTTAAAGAGTGGAAGGAAGAAGCAGAGTTTATCAAAGAAAAGAAAGCAAGAAATAAGTCGTTCATCCGAGGAATGAACGACCAAGTCGAAGTGAAACGAGTTTTTTATTTTGTCTTAAGTAACTGTTTTACGATTCTACCTAAAGAATTTTCCTCTATAAAAGGAGCTAGCTTTGCTAGTAATTGTGGGGATAGTTTATCAGCATCCATATTGGATAATAATTGATCAATAGCATCCTCTTCTAAAAAAGGAGCAAGTTCAATCAGCTGTTCCAATTCTATTTCTCCATTCACTGCTTTATCCACTAGTTCATTAAAGGAAGCTTCTCCTATAAAAGGAGCCATTTTTTGTATGAAAGACCATTCCCCCTTACTTGATGCGATTGAAACTAAGTGTTCAATCGTATCTTCTTCTAAAAAGGGAGCCAAACCAATTATATGTTCCTCATTAAACATGTCATCTATTCCTTGCAAGACAAGATTATTTAAAGCTGTATCACTAATAAAAGGAGCCATATTTGTGATGAACTTCCAAGTTAACTGCCCATTTTGCATTTTCCATATTAAGTTGTCTATATATTCTTCATCTAAAAAGGGGGCAAGCTGGACTAATTCTATAGGTTCAATCGATTCGCTAATGACTTGATTGGCGATTGAGTGTAAGGTGCTAGAAGATAAAAAAGGTGCAATTCGATGAACAATCTTCCAATCTATGGTTTCTTTTGTTACTTGTATGACGATTTCATCTAATGCTTCTGTTGACAGAAAAGGAGCTAGATGAACAATTGTGTCTAGATTCCAAGCGGTTGCATTCATTTTTTCAGATACTTTACTTAGTTGACTAGTTTTAATAAGAGGGGCGATATCAATCAGCTCCTTTACGTCGGTAGCTCCTGAATTAATTAAATCAGCTACTTCCTCGGTTTGGTCGGCCGATAAATGCTCAACCATTTTCCCAATTTGCTTGGAAGGTTTTGGTTGTTTATTCCCAGCGCTCATTAAGAGATCAATAGAAACCTCCAATTCATTAGCAATAATGGGAATGGTCATAATATCAGGAAGGGATTCTCCTCTTTCCCATTTGGATACCGCTTGATGACTGATATTTAATTTATCTGCTAATTCAACCTGTGTTAGGTCTTTTTCTTTTCTCAATTTTGATATATATGCCCCAATTTTTCGTGAATCAACCATACTTGTCATCTCCTCTACTTTTCCAGTGCGCACTGTCTAATTCGATACTAGCATACTTGCCAAAACATGCCTATCAACGGTTAGTTGAATAGCTGAAAAATAGTGATTCTACTGGTGGTAGAATTGTTTTTGCATGATGGTTTTTAGTGGAAAGCAATGCAACATTAGAACATAAAAAATCCACAAAGAGTCTCAACTCCTTGTGGACTATTATAATCTTACACTAGTACGCCTTCTTTATATTCTTTTGTTAATGTTGGCCAGTATTCCTTATTTGCCTCAATTAAATCATCAAGAACTGCCTTTGCTACTTTTGCTGATGGTAAAGTTTTATTTAAAGTGAATGCTTGTAACGCTTTTTCATAAGAACCTTCCACAATTGCTTCCACTAAAATTTTCTCAGATGCTAATTGCTGGTCAATCATTGCTTTGTAAAAGTAAGGAATGTCTCCAACAAACTCAGGTTTAGGACCATCACTTGTAATAAGTGCCGGTACTTCAATCATTGCATCCGCAGGTAAGTTTGGAATTGTTCCGTTGTTTTCTACCATAACTAAATATCTTTTTCCTAAATTTTGTGCAAGGGATACTGTTACATCTACAATAAATGTTCCGTGTACGCCTACTGCAAAGGAATCTTCTAAAATGCCAGTCTCTTCATATTTCTTAACTGTTTCAAATAACGTTTTTTCACGGCCATCCATTACTTCATTTGCACGAGTATAATCTTTGTTTGAAGTTTCCACAATATAATCTGGGAACAGATAGTATTGTAAATATGGGTTTGGCAGATATTCTGGAAAATGATCCATAATTAGTTTGATATTCTTAAAGGTTTTAATCCAAGAAGAATCTGCATGGCGATAATCAATTTTGGAAATGTCTTCTGTTAGTAATCCATATTTATAGACATGTTCACGAATTTCAGGCAATTTTTCTTGACCCTCTACCTTAATGCTTGTAAACCAGCCAAAGTGGTTTAGACCGAAGTAGTCAACCTCTAGTTCTTCTCTTTCTACTCCAAGGATAGCTGCAATATTACGCATTGTTGCTACCGGCATATCACATATATTTAATACTCTTGAGTTTGGACGTAATTTACGAACACCTTCTGCTACAATAGATGCAGGATTTGAGTAGTTTACAATCCAAGCTGTTTCTTTTGCGTATTTTTCTACATAATCGATTAACTCGATCATTGGAAAAATGGTTCTAAGTCCATAAGCTAATCCACCTGGTCCACATGTTTCTTGTCCGACTACATGATGGGAAAGGGGAATTTTTTCATCCAGTTCACGCATTGCATATTTGCCAACTCTCATTTGTGCAAACACAAAGTCTACATCATCAAATGCTGTTTGTGGATCTGTTGTATCAATGACTTTAATTTTATCTGTATATTCTTCAATAACTGCTTTTGCTGCAACAACTACTTGTGATTGTCTTTCTCCATCAATATCATAGAAGCGAATTTCAGATAGAGGCAGGTCCTCTAAACGATCCATTAAGCTTCGAATAATTCCTGGTGTGTATGTGCTTCCTCCGCCTGCAACTGCTAATTTATATGTTTTCATATTAAATACCTCCTAATTGTTGGTCTACTTGGTCTCGAACAGATTTAACATTTAAACCATAGACGACTTGAACATTATTTCCTGATTTAATAATTCCTTTTGAACCTGTTTGTTTTAGTGTTTGTTCATCTACCACATTTGGATCTTTTAAAATTAAGCGTAATCTTGTATAACAATTATCTACATTTTCAATATTTGCTTTTCCGCCTAAGGCGTTGACAATAGTTGCTCCTAAAGCAGATGGTGAATCGCTTGGTGCGACACCAGAAGCAGCTGCTTCTGCTTTAGCTATTTTATTTGTTTCTGTTACTGCCGCATCTTCTTCTCTGCCTGGTGTTTTTAAATTCAACTTAAGAATTAAGAAGCGGAAAAGAATGAAGTAAATAGTTGCCATTAATAATCCTACTAAGATAAACATTGGCCAGTTAGACTTGGTTGTTCCAAGCGGTAAATTGTATAGTAGGAAGTCAATAAATCCATTTGCACCAATTGCATGTACGTTAAAGATACTTAAGAGCATCATCCCTACGCCTGAAAGAACCGCATGTATTACAAACAAGATTGGAGCTGTGAAAAGGAAAGCGAATTCTAATGGCTCTGTTACCCCTAGTAAAAAGGAGGTAAAGGCAGCTGGGAGAAGAATTGCTTTTGCGATCGATTTCTTCTTTTTATCTGCAGTCACGTACATTGCTAGTGCTGCACCCATCAGCCCAAACATTTTGCTTAAGCCACGCGCATCCCAGTTAACCGTACTGCTTAACGTTTTAATACCTGAGTCTGCCATTTCAGCAAAATAGATATTTCTTGCTCCATAAATAATTTCGTTTCCGATATGTGCAACTCCGCCTAATTCTGTATATAGGAATGGAGTATAGACTAAGTGATGAAGACCAGTTGGAATCAGAATTCTTTCTAAGAATCCATAAATAAGTAATCCGACTACCCCTAAATTTTTAATGCCGCTTGCAACTGCTGTAATACCATCTTGAACGAATGGCCAAAATTCTGCGGAAAGTGCGCCTAAAATCATTGCGCTAGGAATAGCTAAAATAGCAACGAAGCGATGTCCTGAATATATGGCCATAACTCCTTTGAATTCTGTGTCACAGTATTTATTGTGCAAAATACCAACTAGAGCACCTAGAAGAATTCCGGAGAATACTCCCATTTCCAGCACTTGGACATTTAATACCATTGCCTGCCCAGACAATTGCATTTGCTCCGGTGCTACTAAACGACCAGTTAGGTTTAGTACTTGATGCATAGCGTTTATAAAGATAACGAAGGTTACTAACCCAGTTAAGGCAGCGTATCCTTTATCTTTTTTAGCTAAGCCGATCGGGATACCAACAGCAAAGATTAAAGCTAGATTTTGCAGAATGGCTACAGCTGAGGAAGAAATAAACTTCCCTGTATTTTGGATAAGAGGATTTTCTAAAAACGGAATATATTGTGCTAAGTTTCCATTTCCGAAAACATTCCCAAATGCGATAAATAAACCGATAATCGGTAGAATGAGAATTGGTGCAAATAAAGATTTTCCAAAGAGCTGGAGACCATTTACAACCTTTTTCATCTATAAAACCTCCCTTTATGGTAAGCGTTGTCAAATGTTTTTAATAACCAAAGTATATAATTGAATATATCATTTTGAAAGGGGTTGCAAGCATTGTGTACTATGTCTTTCAATCCTGTAACATGTTACAAACCTTCGGCAAGGCAAAATAGAGGATGTTCTACGAGCATCCCCTTAATAGGTCAGTATTCTGTAATAATCCCTCTTTTAATGGCTACAAGTAACAGTAAATCAATGAGCATAAACATGTTGGATTCATAGGACGTTACTTCAAATTCTTGTTGGGACTCAATAGTCGGATCGAGGACAGTAAAAACAATATCAGAAATTTTAGCTGTTGAACTTTTACTATTTCCGGTAAAAAGGATTGTTTTAACGCCCTTGTCTTTTGCGATTTTCACTTTCTCTAGAACTTTAGCTGTTTCACCAGAACGTGAAAAGGCAATGAGTAATTTATATTTTTGAATATTATTGAGGAAAATGGCTCGACTATCGCTTGTTGTTGTATTGGAAACATAATAACCAAATAACTCTAGTTTTTTAGCGAAATAGCTAGAAAATACGGTGGAAAAGCCTGCACCATAAAAGTAAATCATTTTATTATCATTAATTTGTGTAAGAAATTGTTCAATGCTTGTCTCATCTAAGGAATCGATGGTGCGTTGATAATTTTGTTTAAAGGAAACCACCGATTCCACTAGTGGTTGGTGAATGCTGTCTACGTATTCAACTTCTTGATTAAGCATTTTAGTTACTTTCAAATTTAAGTTGTATATGAATTCGCTGTATCCACTAAATCCAAGCTTTTTACAAAGGCGGATAATGGTTGCAGTGGATACAAATAGATCATTTGCGGCTGCGCGGATGCTTAACGTCTCTCCTGCTAATTTCTTTTGGATGAGAAAATGGATGATATCTTTCTCCGACTCGGTTAGGTTTTTATCGTTCGCATAATCAAGAAAAAGCATATCTATATTTTTCAAGCTATCATCAGTCCTTGTTATTATTTTCGTCTAGTATGTATGCTCTTATTATAATGAATAAATAAGTACGACATTATGTTTTTCTAATATTCATTAGATAGCATAATATCAAAAAGGATGCCCATACTACTAAATACAATGTAAATTTTGGAGGTTTTACTTCGTGTCCCAATCAAATATAAAACTGACATCCTCAGAAATTGCTTCCCTGTGGACATCGTATTTAAATAATTGCATGTCCAAACAGGTTCTCACACATATGATTCAATATGTAAAGGACAGAGAAATTGCTGATGTTATTCGTTTTGCTTTTCGGTTTGCCCAAAAGCAAGGAAAGCGTTTTGAAACAGTTTTTCAAAAAGATGAATTTGCTATTCCACTTGGTTTCTCAGAAGCCGATGTTAATACGAAAGCGCCTGCTTTATTTACTGATTCTTTCTGTTTAGCATATATTAACCATATGGCGAAAGCTGGCCTACTGGCATACGGAGGATTTTTGGCTATGAGTACAAGGGAAGATTTGATAGCCTTCTTCCATCATGGATTACATTATACCTCAAAGTTATATCATTTAAGTACTTCCATTCTTGAAAAAAAAGGATTGCTCGTTTGCGCACCTTATACTTCCATTCCAAAGGAAATGGATTATATTGATAACAAAAAATATTTAAGTGGCTACTCCTTGTTTCATAAAAAAAGACCCTTAAATGCAGTAGAAGTTTCTCATCTTTATATGAATACACAGACAAATAATATGGGACTAAAGATTACAATGGCTTTTGCTCAAACAACGACGAATAAAAAAGTACAAGCATATATGCTAAGAGGAAGAGATATTTCACAAAAATATTTAAAAATATTTACGGATACATTAATGAATGAGGGAATCCAAAATCCCAATTCTTCGGATATAGGTGTCACTAACTCGACCGTACGAACTTTCTCTGATAAGTTAATGATGTTTCATATTGGTTTATTGAGTGCCGCTGGCGTAGGCAATTATGCAATGGCGGGTGGAGCTAGCCAAAGAAGCGATCTTCTGCTTAATTATGAAAGGCTATCTATGGAAATTGGTCAATATGCAAAAGACGGGGCCGATTTAATGATTAAAAATAAGTGGCTAGAACAGCCGCCGCCAACTAAATAACATAAGTAGTTAGTTCACATGATGGCAAAATAGAGTTCACAGCATACAAAGAAGAGGATGGGACATAACTAAATAGATACTCTGTAAAGACGAACAATTTCTAATCTATCTAGTAAATAGCGGCTGCTTTCGCATACTTTTTACAAGAGGAAATATAATTAGTTGGAAAAACAAAGCAGCCGGAATACACGAAGACTCCTATGGGATTAGCGAGACAGTCTGAGACCCTGCAGGCCATAGGCCGAAGCGGCTCAGCGCGAGCCCCATGGAAAGCGAAGTGTATTCCGGCTGCGGGGGATCGCACCAAACTTCATGGAAACATCCTTTGAAAAACAAATAAAAGCCCGAACAATTATACGGAACATTCATTAGCATCTTCGTATAATTGTTCGGAATTATCCTTGGCTGGAATACTTATGTCCCAGCCTCTTCTTTGTATTTTAAGCTTCCTGCTCATTATTTATTCTTTTGCTGTTTTTTTTGACGGTGTGAGCGCTTTCCTCCAAGATGTACATTACTGGTAATTGAGAGGTAATATTTGATTCTCCTATATAGACTTCTGTAACATAATACGCAATATTTATATCGGAAATTTTCGCTAATTGGCAGTCTTTGCTATTGGTGATACTGATGATATTGCAGCCTTCTATTTTTAATTGGTTGGCAAGGTGCAGTGTGTGATCTGTTTCACCTGAAACGGATAAGATAATGGCCGTGCTGCTTTTCAGCTCTTTACTGTTAATTGGATAAAAGGGATCTTTTATAAAAGTAGAAAATTTCCCTAAGCTTGAAAAGTATCTGGCTCCATACTCTGCTAAAATACCTGAACTTCCTGTTCCTACAAATATTACTTTATTAGATTGGATTACCATTTCAGCTGTTTCTTGTATGTATGTTTCAAAGTTGCCTTTCAGCGTACGTTCTAAAAACTCTGAAAGATAATATTTTGTTGATTTTAAGTTTTCTTGTTCATTTCTATCTAAATATAATTTTAATTTTACCTTAAACTCCGAAAAACCATCACAGTTTAGTTTTCTGCAAAATCTTAGAATGCTAGATGTTGAAACATGGGTTTCATCAGATAATTCTCTGATGCGCATATAAATAACCTTATCGATATTTTTTGTAACATAGTTATAGAGTAGCATTTCTAAATCATTAAAGGATTGAATCATTTCATTTGTGAACAAATTTTCTTCCCCCTACTCTAAATAATATTTTTTCTATATTTCCCATTACCTCGTTCTTAACGAACAGTAAGACTCCCGCCTCAAGCTTATGAGAATAGGAGGAAGGAGGTGGGAAATGAAGAAATCCCAACTGATGGAAGTTTCACTTTATTATAAAACAGGTTGTGACTAAAATGTAACAAATTCCTTCTGGAGAAAAAAGATACTAAGTGTTTATTTTTCCTTGTAATATATTTGAAAGCGTATACAATTTAAATGAAAGGAGGAATGAGATGGCTGAGAAAGAGTGCTTTCCAGAAAAATTTCTATGGGGATCAGCTTCAGCTGCGTATCAAGTGGAAGGAGCTTGGAGTGAAGAGGGAAAGGGTCCATCGGTATGGGATCATTTTACGAAAATTCCTGGAACAACTTTTCAAGGAACAAATGGCGATGTGGCAGTTGATCATTACCATCGCTTTAAAGAAGATGTCGCATTGATGGCTGAAATGGGTTTAAAGGCATATCGATTTTCTATTGCTTGGAGCAGGGTTTTACCTGATGGGAGAGGAAAAGAGAATAAAGCTGGGCTACAATTTTACGATCAGTTAATTAATGAACTTATAAAATATAATATTCAGCCCATTATCACGATTTATCATTGGGATGTTCCGCAAAAGTTAATGGATTTGTATGGTGCTTGGGAATCAAGAGAAATCATTCAAGACTTTAATGCGTATTGCATCCTTCTTTACAAGCATTTTGGTGATCGAGTAAAGTATTGGGTTACACTTAATGAACAAAATGTATTTATGTCTTTAGGATATGAGCATGGATTACATCCTCCTGCTGTGAAGGATAAGAAGAGAATGCTTGAGGCCAATCATATTGCTAATTTGGCTAATGCGAAAGCGATTCAATCTTTTCGAAGATATGTGCCAGATGGCAAAATTGGACCCAGCTTTGCTTATGGTCCTGTCTATCCATTTGATTGTAATCCAGAAAATATTCTTGCTTACGAAAATGCAGAAGAGCTTCATAATCATTGGTGGTTAGATGTTTATGTTTGGGGAAGATATCCAAAGACAATGTGGAAGCTTTTAAGCGATGAGGGGTTGGCACCAACCATGGAGGAAGGAGATAGCGAATTATTAGCATTTGGTCGCCCTGATTTTCTTGGAATCAATTACTATCGTACAGGAACGGTGGAAAGTAATCCTATAGACAAAGCTGTGGAAGGGGGAGAAATGAACACAACAGGAAAAAAAGGCACATCTAAGGAACATGGAATACCAGGTTTATTCAAATCAAAAAAAAATCCCTATTTAG
Proteins encoded:
- a CDS encoding recombinase family protein, encoding MKYGYMRPTIADNSCEQQLKILKPICEQMYQEEHDSAKNRSKLSEVIASLLKGDKIIVAQLFTIADSSRHLMELLDILEDKGAYLQSIKEDIDTERKKEYSLSEMLSHLIEFQNEIIRERTKKGMEYARQHGKASGRPRKADENVKKAMEMYQSKKYTLKEIKEETGISKSTLYRYLEH
- a CDS encoding helix-turn-helix domain-containing protein encodes the protein MVDSRKIGAYISKLRKEKDLTQVELADKLNISHQAVSKWERGESLPDIMTIPIIANELEVSIDLLMSAGNKQPKPSKQIGKMVEHLSADQTEEVADLINSGATDVKELIDIAPLIKTSQLSKVSEKMNATAWNLDTIVHLAPFLSTEALDEIVIQVTKETIDWKIVHRIAPFLSSSTLHSIANQVISESIEPIELVQLAPFLDEEYIDNLIWKMQNGQLTWKFITNMAPFISDTALNNLVLQGIDDMFNEEHIIGLAPFLEEDTIEHLVSIASSKGEWSFIQKMAPFIGEASFNELVDKAVNGEIELEQLIELAPFLEEDAIDQLLSNMDADKLSPQLLAKLAPFIEENSLGRIVKQLLKTK
- a CDS encoding 6-phospho-alpha-glucosidase, with translation MKTYKLAVAGGGSTYTPGIIRSLMDRLEDLPLSEIRFYDIDGERQSQVVVAAKAVIEEYTDKIKVIDTTDPQTAFDDVDFVFAQMRVGKYAMRELDEKIPLSHHVVGQETCGPGGLAYGLRTIFPMIELIDYVEKYAKETAWIVNYSNPASIVAEGVRKLRPNSRVLNICDMPVATMRNIAAILGVEREELEVDYFGLNHFGWFTSIKVEGQEKLPEIREHVYKYGLLTEDISKIDYRHADSSWIKTFKNIKLIMDHFPEYLPNPYLQYYLFPDYIVETSNKDYTRANEVMDGREKTLFETVKKYEETGILEDSFAVGVHGTFIVDVTVSLAQNLGKRYLVMVENNGTIPNLPADAMIEVPALITSDGPKPEFVGDIPYFYKAMIDQQLASEKILVEAIVEGSYEKALQAFTLNKTLPSAKVAKAVLDDLIEANKEYWPTLTKEYKEGVLV
- a CDS encoding PTS transporter subunit EIIC, with the protein product MKKVVNGLQLFGKSLFAPILILPIIGLFIAFGNVFGNGNLAQYIPFLENPLIQNTGKFISSSAVAILQNLALIFAVGIPIGLAKKDKGYAALTGLVTFVIFINAMHQVLNLTGRLVAPEQMQLSGQAMVLNVQVLEMGVFSGILLGALVGILHNKYCDTEFKGVMAIYSGHRFVAILAIPSAMILGALSAEFWPFVQDGITAVASGIKNLGVVGLLIYGFLERILIPTGLHHLVYTPFLYTELGGVAHIGNEIIYGARNIYFAEMADSGIKTLSSTVNWDARGLSKMFGLMGAALAMYVTADKKKKSIAKAILLPAAFTSFLLGVTEPLEFAFLFTAPILFVIHAVLSGVGMMLLSIFNVHAIGANGFIDFLLYNLPLGTTKSNWPMFILVGLLMATIYFILFRFLILKLNLKTPGREEDAAVTETNKIAKAEAAASGVAPSDSPSALGATIVNALGGKANIENVDNCYTRLRLILKDPNVVDEQTLKQTGSKGIIKSGNNVQVVYGLNVKSVRDQVDQQLGGI
- a CDS encoding MurR/RpiR family transcriptional regulator, which encodes MKNIDMLFLDYANDKNLTESEKDIIHFLIQKKLAGETLSIRAAANDLFVSTATIIRLCKKLGFSGYSEFIYNLNLKVTKMLNQEVEYVDSIHQPLVESVVSFKQNYQRTIDSLDETSIEQFLTQINDNKMIYFYGAGFSTVFSSYFAKKLELFGYYVSNTTTSDSRAIFLNNIQKYKLLIAFSRSGETAKVLEKVKIAKDKGVKTILFTGNSKSSTAKISDIVFTVLDPTIESQQEFEVTSYESNMFMLIDLLLLVAIKRGIITEY
- a CDS encoding DUF3231 family protein, with the protein product MSQSNIKLTSSEIASLWTSYLNNCMSKQVLTHMIQYVKDREIADVIRFAFRFAQKQGKRFETVFQKDEFAIPLGFSEADVNTKAPALFTDSFCLAYINHMAKAGLLAYGGFLAMSTREDLIAFFHHGLHYTSKLYHLSTSILEKKGLLVCAPYTSIPKEMDYIDNKKYLSGYSLFHKKRPLNAVEVSHLYMNTQTNNMGLKITMAFAQTTTNKKVQAYMLRGRDISQKYLKIFTDTLMNEGIQNPNSSDIGVTNSTVRTFSDKLMMFHIGLLSAAGVGNYAMAGGASQRSDLLLNYERLSMEIGQYAKDGADLMIKNKWLEQPPPTK
- a CDS encoding MurR/RpiR family transcriptional regulator, with the translated sequence MFTNEMIQSFNDLEMLLYNYVTKNIDKVIYMRIRELSDETHVSTSSILRFCRKLNCDGFSEFKVKLKLYLDRNEQENLKSTKYYLSEFLERTLKGNFETYIQETAEMVIQSNKVIFVGTGSSGILAEYGARYFSSLGKFSTFIKDPFYPINSKELKSSTAIILSVSGETDHTLHLANQLKIEGCNIISITNSKDCQLAKISDINIAYYVTEVYIGESNITSQLPVMYILEESAHTVKKNSKRINNEQEA
- a CDS encoding glycoside hydrolase family 1 protein is translated as MAEKECFPEKFLWGSASAAYQVEGAWSEEGKGPSVWDHFTKIPGTTFQGTNGDVAVDHYHRFKEDVALMAEMGLKAYRFSIAWSRVLPDGRGKENKAGLQFYDQLINELIKYNIQPIITIYHWDVPQKLMDLYGAWESREIIQDFNAYCILLYKHFGDRVKYWVTLNEQNVFMSLGYEHGLHPPAVKDKKRMLEANHIANLANAKAIQSFRRYVPDGKIGPSFAYGPVYPFDCNPENILAYENAEELHNHWWLDVYVWGRYPKTMWKLLSDEGLAPTMEEGDSELLAFGRPDFLGINYYRTGTVESNPIDKAVEGGEMNTTGKKGTSKEHGIPGLFKSKKNPYLDSTNWDWEIDPQGLRIGLRRLASRYHLPLLITENGLGEFDQLEEGEIHDEYRIDYLRSHIQACRSAIKEGVDLIGYCTWSFTDLLSWLNGYQKRYGFVYIDREEQDEKELKRIKKKSFYWYKKVIETDGCEL